The following are encoded together in the Tripterygium wilfordii isolate XIE 37 chromosome 18, ASM1340144v1, whole genome shotgun sequence genome:
- the LOC119983985 gene encoding transcription factor bHLH67-like has product MEKLQGPFNPWFIGEHPDVEYCLPQGFLNTESLSFEEEEPYYLDPSLEDKMPFLQMLQSVEHPQFVPLKEPNFQTLLRLQHLKKPWEINTYMPEMETQIQTVEPESCITHEIVDLHSPVKSESKNLQNPHSTTSHEGVSSGFHQELPSSAEPCCREGNSGCSPPWPQLQTKPRVAQDCKSSPVTKGRKKRKRTKPTKDKEEIENQRITHITVERNRRRQMNDHLNSLRSLIPPTYIQRGDQASIIGGAIDFVKEMEQLLQSLEAQKRIRKAEAKAGSDISSNGLLTSQSPLNRQPLPQNAGSEEAKEETKPETAQIEVTVIQSHVNLKIEGPRRPGQLLKVIVALEDLRLAVLHLNITSSQYTILYSFNLKIEDECKLRSADEIAAAVHQMFS; this is encoded by the exons ATGGAGAAGCTCCAAGGACCCTTTAATCCTTGG TTCATAGGGGAGCATCCGGATGTGGAGTACTGTTTACCACAAGGATTTCTCAACACAGAGAGCCTGAGTTTTGAGGAAGAAGAGCCATATTACCTAGACCCAAGCTTAGAAGATAAAATGCCTTTCCTCCAGATGCTTCAAAGTGTTGAACATCCACAATTTGTTCCCCTCAAAGAACCCAACTTTCAGACACTTTTGAGGCTCCAACACCTGAAGAAGCCATGGGAGATAAACACCTACATGCCTGAAATGGAAACACAGATTCAAACAGTTGAGCCTGAAAGCTGTATCACCCATGAAATTGTGGACTTACATTCACCAGTTAAATCTGAAAGCAAGAATCTTCAAAACCCACATTCTACTACCAGCCACGAAGGTGTAAGCTCCGGGTTCCACCAAGAACTACCCAGCTCTGCGGAACCATGTTGCAGAGAAGGTAACTCAGGCTGCTCCCCTCCGTGGCCTCAACTGCAGACCAAACCCAGAGTCGCCCAGGACTGCAAATCTTCCCCAGTcacaaaaggaaggaaaaagcGAAAGCGAACGAAGCCCACCAAGGACAAAGAAGAAATAGAGAACCAGCGCATAACCCACATTACAGTCGAACGCAACCGCCGTCGCCAAATGAATGAccatctcaactctctccgctcGCTCATTCCTCCCACTTACATTCAAAGG GGTGACCAAGCGTCGATTATTGGTGGTGCAATAGACTTCGTGAAGGAAATGGAGCAGCTTCTACAGTCACTGGAAGCTCAGAAGAGAATAAGAAAAGCAGAAGCCAAAGCCGGGTCAGACATTTCATCGAATGGGTTGCTTACGTCCCAGTCTCCGCTGAATCGTCAACCATTGCCCCAAAATGCTGGCAGTGAAGAAGCAAAGGAGGAGACCAAACCAGAAACGGCACAAATTGAAGTGACTGTGATACAAAGTCATGTCAACTTGAAGATTGAGGGCCCAAGGAGACCTGGCCAGTTATTGAAAGTCATCGTTGCTTTGGAGGATCTCCGGCTAGCTGTCTTACACCTTAACATCACTTCCTCACAGTACACCATTCTTTACTCTTTCAATCTCAAG ATAGAAGATGAATGCAAGCTAAGATCAGCTGATGAGATTGCAGCAGCCGTTCATCAAATGTTCAGCTAA
- the LOC119983637 gene encoding metal tolerance protein 1 isoform X3, whose product MMESQHSQHGQIIEIGIDGPDRERYIGGTRICGAAFCGFSDARINSKESEERSASMRKLLIAVALCVVFMAIEVVGGIKANSLAILTDAAHLLSDVAAFAISLFSIWAAGWEATPRQSYGFFRVEILGALVSIQLIWLLAGILVYEAIVRIINETGEVNGFLMFIVAAFGLIVNVIMALLLGHDHGHGHGHGHDHDNHKHGMKITAHHHHAEHSKDDEHHHEEHSKDDDHHHEKHLKDEHHHSNEDSAEPLLGKEKNKSERKKRNINVQGAYLHVLGDSIQSIGVMIGGGIIWYEPEWKIVDLICTLVFSVIVLGTTFNMLRNILEVLMESTPREIDATKLEKGLLDMEEVVAIHELHIWAITVGKVLLACHVKIRPDANADMVLDNVINYIRREYNISHVTIQIERQ is encoded by the exons ATG ATGGAATCACAACATTCTCAACATGGGCAAATTATTGAGATAGGCATTGATGGTCCTGACAGGGAGAGGTATATAGGAGGGACTAGGATATGTGGGGCTGCATTTTGTGGATTCTCAGATGCCCGAATAAACTCTAAGGAATCTGAAGAACGATCCGCTTCCATGCGAAAGCTGTTAATTGCAGTGGCACTTTGTGTTGTCTTCATGGCCATCGAAGTTGTTGGTGGCATCAAGGCCAACAGTCTGGCTATATTGACTGACGCAGCACACTTGCTTTCGGATGTTGCTGCTTTTGCTATCTCCTTGTTCTCTATTTGGGCAGCTGGCTGGGAAGCCACTCCCCGTCAGTCCTATGGATTTTTTAGGGTTGAGATTCTTGGTGCTTTAGTTTCCATCCAGCTTATTTGGTTGCTAGCGGGGATTCTGGTATATGAAGCCATTGTTAGGATCATTAATGAGACGGGAGAGGTAAATGGCTTTCTAATGTTTATAGTTGCTGCATTTGGTTTAATTGTGAATGTTATCATGGCTTTATTATTAGGCCATGATCATGGGCATGGGCATGGACATGGCCATGACCATGACAATCACAAGCATGGAATGAAAATTACCGCACATCATCATCACGCGGAGCACTCAAAAGATGACGAGCATCATCATGAGGAGCACTCTAAAGATGATGACCATCATCACGAGAAGCACTTAAAAGATGAGCACCATCATTCAAATGAAGATTCTGCTGAGCCACTTCTGGGTAAAGAAAAGAACAAGTctgaaaggaagaagagaaatatAAATGTACAAGGAGCTTATCTCCATGTACTTGGAGACTCCATTCAGAGTATTGGGGTTATGATTGGAGGTGGAATCATATGGTATGAACCTGAATGGAAGATAGTTGATCTGATATGCACGTTAGTTTTTTCTGTAATTGTTTTGGGCACAACATTTAACATGCTTCGGAACATACTTGAAGTGTTGATGGAGAGCACACCTAGAGAGATAGATGCAACGAAGCTCGAAAAGGGGTTGTTAGACATGGAGGAAGTGGTTGCTATTCATGAGCTACATATATGGGCCATTACAGTGGGGAAGGTACTGCTGGCTTGCCACGTGAAAATCAGGCCGGATGCAAATGCAGACATGGTGCTGGACAATGTGATTAACTATATCAGAAGGGAATACAACATCAGTCATGTTACTATCCAGATAGAACGCCAGTGA
- the LOC119983637 gene encoding metal tolerance protein 1 isoform X2, which yields MQPHYILCGMESQHSQHGQIIEIGIDGPDRERYIGGTRICGAAFCGFSDARINSKESEERSASMRKLLIAVALCVVFMAIEVVGGIKANSLAILTDAAHLLSDVAAFAISLFSIWAAGWEATPRQSYGFFRVEILGALVSIQLIWLLAGILVYEAIVRIINETGEVNGFLMFIVAAFGLIVNVIMALLLGHDHGHGHGHGHDHDNHKHGMKITAHHHHAEHSKDDEHHHEEHSKDDDHHHEKHLKDEHHHSNEDSAEPLLGKEKNKSERKKRNINVQGAYLHVLGDSIQSIGVMIGGGIIWYEPEWKIVDLICTLVFSVIVLGTTFNMLRNILEVLMESTPREIDATKLEKGLLDMEEVVAIHELHIWAITVGKVLLACHVKIRPDANADMVLDNVINYIRREYNISHVTIQIERQ from the exons ATGCAGCCTcactacatattatgtggg ATGGAATCACAACATTCTCAACATGGGCAAATTATTGAGATAGGCATTGATGGTCCTGACAGGGAGAGGTATATAGGAGGGACTAGGATATGTGGGGCTGCATTTTGTGGATTCTCAGATGCCCGAATAAACTCTAAGGAATCTGAAGAACGATCCGCTTCCATGCGAAAGCTGTTAATTGCAGTGGCACTTTGTGTTGTCTTCATGGCCATCGAAGTTGTTGGTGGCATCAAGGCCAACAGTCTGGCTATATTGACTGACGCAGCACACTTGCTTTCGGATGTTGCTGCTTTTGCTATCTCCTTGTTCTCTATTTGGGCAGCTGGCTGGGAAGCCACTCCCCGTCAGTCCTATGGATTTTTTAGGGTTGAGATTCTTGGTGCTTTAGTTTCCATCCAGCTTATTTGGTTGCTAGCGGGGATTCTGGTATATGAAGCCATTGTTAGGATCATTAATGAGACGGGAGAGGTAAATGGCTTTCTAATGTTTATAGTTGCTGCATTTGGTTTAATTGTGAATGTTATCATGGCTTTATTATTAGGCCATGATCATGGGCATGGGCATGGACATGGCCATGACCATGACAATCACAAGCATGGAATGAAAATTACCGCACATCATCATCACGCGGAGCACTCAAAAGATGACGAGCATCATCATGAGGAGCACTCTAAAGATGATGACCATCATCACGAGAAGCACTTAAAAGATGAGCACCATCATTCAAATGAAGATTCTGCTGAGCCACTTCTGGGTAAAGAAAAGAACAAGTctgaaaggaagaagagaaatatAAATGTACAAGGAGCTTATCTCCATGTACTTGGAGACTCCATTCAGAGTATTGGGGTTATGATTGGAGGTGGAATCATATGGTATGAACCTGAATGGAAGATAGTTGATCTGATATGCACGTTAGTTTTTTCTGTAATTGTTTTGGGCACAACATTTAACATGCTTCGGAACATACTTGAAGTGTTGATGGAGAGCACACCTAGAGAGATAGATGCAACGAAGCTCGAAAAGGGGTTGTTAGACATGGAGGAAGTGGTTGCTATTCATGAGCTACATATATGGGCCATTACAGTGGGGAAGGTACTGCTGGCTTGCCACGTGAAAATCAGGCCGGATGCAAATGCAGACATGGTGCTGGACAATGTGATTAACTATATCAGAAGGGAATACAACATCAGTCATGTTACTATCCAGATAGAACGCCAGTGA
- the LOC119983637 gene encoding metal tolerance protein 1 isoform X1 codes for MFMVMFHIFQMESQHSQHGQIIEIGIDGPDRERYIGGTRICGAAFCGFSDARINSKESEERSASMRKLLIAVALCVVFMAIEVVGGIKANSLAILTDAAHLLSDVAAFAISLFSIWAAGWEATPRQSYGFFRVEILGALVSIQLIWLLAGILVYEAIVRIINETGEVNGFLMFIVAAFGLIVNVIMALLLGHDHGHGHGHGHDHDNHKHGMKITAHHHHAEHSKDDEHHHEEHSKDDDHHHEKHLKDEHHHSNEDSAEPLLGKEKNKSERKKRNINVQGAYLHVLGDSIQSIGVMIGGGIIWYEPEWKIVDLICTLVFSVIVLGTTFNMLRNILEVLMESTPREIDATKLEKGLLDMEEVVAIHELHIWAITVGKVLLACHVKIRPDANADMVLDNVINYIRREYNISHVTIQIERQ; via the coding sequence ATGTTCATGGTGATGTTTCATATTTTTCAGATGGAATCACAACATTCTCAACATGGGCAAATTATTGAGATAGGCATTGATGGTCCTGACAGGGAGAGGTATATAGGAGGGACTAGGATATGTGGGGCTGCATTTTGTGGATTCTCAGATGCCCGAATAAACTCTAAGGAATCTGAAGAACGATCCGCTTCCATGCGAAAGCTGTTAATTGCAGTGGCACTTTGTGTTGTCTTCATGGCCATCGAAGTTGTTGGTGGCATCAAGGCCAACAGTCTGGCTATATTGACTGACGCAGCACACTTGCTTTCGGATGTTGCTGCTTTTGCTATCTCCTTGTTCTCTATTTGGGCAGCTGGCTGGGAAGCCACTCCCCGTCAGTCCTATGGATTTTTTAGGGTTGAGATTCTTGGTGCTTTAGTTTCCATCCAGCTTATTTGGTTGCTAGCGGGGATTCTGGTATATGAAGCCATTGTTAGGATCATTAATGAGACGGGAGAGGTAAATGGCTTTCTAATGTTTATAGTTGCTGCATTTGGTTTAATTGTGAATGTTATCATGGCTTTATTATTAGGCCATGATCATGGGCATGGGCATGGACATGGCCATGACCATGACAATCACAAGCATGGAATGAAAATTACCGCACATCATCATCACGCGGAGCACTCAAAAGATGACGAGCATCATCATGAGGAGCACTCTAAAGATGATGACCATCATCACGAGAAGCACTTAAAAGATGAGCACCATCATTCAAATGAAGATTCTGCTGAGCCACTTCTGGGTAAAGAAAAGAACAAGTctgaaaggaagaagagaaatatAAATGTACAAGGAGCTTATCTCCATGTACTTGGAGACTCCATTCAGAGTATTGGGGTTATGATTGGAGGTGGAATCATATGGTATGAACCTGAATGGAAGATAGTTGATCTGATATGCACGTTAGTTTTTTCTGTAATTGTTTTGGGCACAACATTTAACATGCTTCGGAACATACTTGAAGTGTTGATGGAGAGCACACCTAGAGAGATAGATGCAACGAAGCTCGAAAAGGGGTTGTTAGACATGGAGGAAGTGGTTGCTATTCATGAGCTACATATATGGGCCATTACAGTGGGGAAGGTACTGCTGGCTTGCCACGTGAAAATCAGGCCGGATGCAAATGCAGACATGGTGCTGGACAATGTGATTAACTATATCAGAAGGGAATACAACATCAGTCATGTTACTATCCAGATAGAACGCCAGTGA
- the LOC119984696 gene encoding protein CURVATURE THYLAKOID 1B, chloroplastic, whose product MASTSSTTLSISSLSPLVDATAPRQTSPQCVTLPTLPPPPVQSQSRASKTTTYCGKIARNVMAMATGEAPAEVSGTELPDVVKIIQEAWDKVEDKYAVTSLAVAGGVALWASAGMVSAIDRLPLVPGVLELVGIGYTGWFAYKNLIFKPEREALIQKIKGTYKDIIGTS is encoded by the exons ATGGCTTCAACATCCTCCACTACTCTCTCTATCTCCTCTTTATCTCCCCTTGTTGACGCCACGGCTCCTCGCCAAACATCCCCACAATGTGTCACTCTTCCCacgcttcctcctcctcctgttCAGTCTCAAAGCCGAGCGTCCAAGACCACGACTTATT GTGGCAAAATTGCTCGGAATGTCATGGCAATGGCCACTGGGGAGGCTCCGGCTGAAGTTTCGGGGACGGAGTTGCCAGATGTAGTTAAGATAATTCAAGAAGCT TGGGATAAAGTGGAAGATAAGTATGCAGTGACTTCACTCGCGGTGGCCGGCGGGGTAGCTCTATGGGCTTCCGCTGGGATGGTCTCG GCCATTGATAGGCTTCCTTTGGTTCCTGGAGTTCTTGAACTAGTCGGCATAGGCTACACTGGG TGGTTTGCATACAAGAATCTGATTTTCAAACCAGAAAG GGAAGCATTGATTCAGAAAATAAAAGGCACATATAAGGATATAATTGGGACCAGCTAG
- the LOC119984862 gene encoding protein DMR6-LIKE OXYGENASE 2-like has protein sequence MATSTSLLSGIASSTRHVPSNYIRPPSDRPKLDEVVSLDESIPLIDLQDLNGPNRSKIIEEIGQACQNYGFFQVKNHGISDVEIDNMLKMGSEFFHLPESEKMKMYSEDMFKKNRLSTSFNVKTEEVSSWRDYLRLHCYPLEDYIQEWPNNPPSFKEEVGEYCRSARGLALKLLEAISESLGLEKDYINNSLGKHGQHMAINYYPPCPQPELTYGLPGHADPNVITILLQDDVGGLQVLKDGKWVAVNPIPYTFIVNIGDQIQALSNGHYKSVLHRAVVNCSKERISIPTFHCPSPDAVIAPAAPLIDDDHPVLYKKFTYAEYYAKFWNRGLNTETCLDAFKVET, from the exons ATGGCTACTTCAACGTCTCTACTGTCTGGTATTGCTTCTAGTACAAGGCATGTCCCCTCAAATTACATCCGACCCCCAAGTGATCGTCCAAAGCTTGATGAAGTTGTGTCATTGGATGAATCTATTCCTCTCATTGATCTCCAAGACCTAAACGGCCCTAACCGCTCCAAAATCATTGAGGAGATTGGCCAAGCTTGCCAGAATTATGGGTTTTTCcag GTCAAGAACCATGGAATTTCTGATGTGGAGATAGATAACATGTTGAAGATGGGAAGTGAGTTCTTCCATTTGCCAGAAAGTGAGAAGATGAAGATGTACTCTGAAGATATGTTCAAGAAAAACAGACTCTCTACCAGTTTTAATGTAAAAACTGAAGAGGTGTCCAGTTGGAGAGACTATTTAAGGCTTCACTGCTACCCTCTTGAGGACTACATCCAGGAATGGCCAAACAACCCTCCCTCATTCAA GGAAGAGGTTGGTGAGTATTGCAGGAGTGCAAGAGGACTGGCACTGAAACTGCTGGAAGCAATATCTGAAAGTCTGGGTCTGGAGAAGGATTATATCAATAATTCTTTGGGAAAGCATGGACAACACATGGCTATCAACTACTATCCACCATGTCCACAACCAGAACTGACTTATGGACTGCCTGGTCATGCAGATCCAAACGTGATCACCATCCTCCTTCAAGATGATGTCGGTGGATTGCAGGTTCTGAAGGATGGCAAATGGGTTGCTGTAAATCCCATTCCTTATACCTTCATTGTCAACATTGGTGATCAAATCCAG GCACTTAGCAATGGTCATTACAAGAGTGTGCTCCATCGAGCAGTGGTGAATTGCAGCAAGGAAAGGATCTCTATCCCAACATTCCATTGCCCGTCGCCAGACGCTGTGATCGCACCAGCTGCGCCGTTGATTGATGATGATCACCCCGTTCTTTATAAGAAGTTTACTTATGCTGAATATTATGCCAAGTTCTGGAACCGCGGCCTTAATACTGAAACTTGTTTGGACGCATTCaaggttgaaacttga